A region of Sulfurovum sp. DNA encodes the following proteins:
- the rfaE1 gene encoding D-glycero-beta-D-manno-heptose-7-phosphate kinase, with protein sequence MDKIRQKKPHIAVVGDLMVDHYIWGKCERISPEAPVQVLEVEKENSVLGGAGNVISNLIAMESRVDVFTVLGEDNNAKTIISMLQKSGIVESIFTHEIERITTKKSRIIASNQQIIRFDDESKQKITPASEIEILKYFTQKIERYDAILLSDYDKGVLTPTLTQKIITLAKKAKIPVLVDPKGKDYSKYYGAMLITPNKKEASEATGLFLDSNALLKEAGFKLKNELNLTYGMITLSEEGIAIFDKDMEIIPTVAREIYDVTGAGDTVLASLGVAIASGLNIRSSCEFANKAAAVVVAKVGSATATLNEIEEYEHSLNKGQAESKIKNFEQIKWIAKRLKAQGKRVIFTNGCFDILHRGHASYLQQAKELGDVLIVGLNSDESIKRLKGETRPVNLLEDRAYLLAALESVDYVVSFNEDTPYNLIKQVMPNILVKGADYRGKKVAGSDIVPEIRLIDFIEGKSTSAMIDKIKC encoded by the coding sequence ATGGACAAAATAAGGCAAAAGAAACCACATATTGCAGTAGTCGGTGATCTCATGGTAGATCATTACATTTGGGGTAAATGCGAACGTATCTCACCAGAAGCACCAGTACAAGTACTCGAAGTTGAGAAAGAGAATAGTGTTCTAGGTGGTGCAGGAAATGTTATTAGTAACCTTATTGCCATGGAAAGTCGTGTAGATGTTTTCACAGTGCTTGGTGAAGACAATAATGCCAAAACCATTATCTCAATGCTTCAAAAATCTGGTATTGTTGAATCTATTTTTACTCATGAGATAGAACGTATTACCACAAAAAAGAGTCGTATCATCGCCTCCAATCAGCAGATTATCCGTTTCGATGACGAAAGTAAACAAAAAATTACTCCTGCTTCAGAAATAGAAATTTTAAAATATTTTACTCAAAAGATTGAGCGGTATGACGCTATTCTTCTCTCCGATTATGACAAAGGTGTTCTCACTCCTACCCTGACCCAAAAAATTATTACATTGGCAAAAAAAGCAAAAATACCTGTACTTGTTGATCCTAAAGGAAAGGACTATAGTAAATATTATGGAGCTATGCTAATAACCCCAAACAAAAAAGAGGCTTCAGAGGCAACGGGTCTTTTTCTCGATAGTAATGCCCTTCTTAAAGAGGCTGGTTTTAAACTTAAAAATGAACTAAATTTAACCTATGGCATGATTACACTAAGTGAAGAAGGAATTGCTATTTTTGACAAAGATATGGAGATTATCCCTACAGTTGCGCGAGAAATATATGATGTCACTGGTGCCGGTGATACAGTCCTTGCTTCACTAGGTGTTGCTATTGCAAGTGGTCTAAATATTCGATCTTCTTGTGAGTTTGCCAATAAAGCTGCTGCTGTTGTCGTAGCAAAGGTTGGTTCAGCCACCGCAACTCTTAATGAAATAGAGGAGTATGAGCATTCCCTCAATAAGGGTCAAGCAGAGAGTAAAATAAAAAATTTCGAACAGATTAAGTGGATTGCTAAACGTCTTAAAGCACAAGGAAAAAGGGTTATTTTTACTAATGGATGCTTTGACATACTTCATCGAGGTCATGCTAGCTACTTACAACAAGCAAAAGAACTTGGTGATGTGCTTATTGTAGGACTCAATAGTGATGAGAGCATCAAAAGACTTAAGGGAGAAACACGACCGGTCAACTTACTTGAAGACCGTGCTTATTTGCTTGCAGCATTAGAAAGTGTAGATTATGTTGTTTCTTTTAATGAAGATACTCCCTATAATCTTATTAAGCAAGTGATGCCAAACATACTTGTCAAGGGTGCTGACTACAGAGGAAAAAAAGTTGCAGGAAGTGATATTGTACCTGAGATAAGATTAATTGATTTTATTGAAGGAAAGAGCACGTCAGCAATGATTGACAAGATCAAATGTTAG
- the gmhB gene encoding D-glycero-beta-D-manno-heptose 1,7-bisphosphate 7-phosphatase, translating to MKHKALFLDRDGIINIDYGYVHSIDSFKFIDGIFELTKYFSNAGYLIFVITNQSGICRGYYTEDDFLTVTAWMVKQFSKYGIAINGVYHCPHTPDTNCHCRKPNTGMVEQACLAYNIDLGNSWVIGDKQSDIDLAQNAKIGYTIAIGEGNFLNTKYHFASLADLLVYIKSNSSLIPTTSVTRTKTQQGIISL from the coding sequence ATGAAACACAAAGCCCTTTTTCTTGACCGTGATGGCATTATCAACATTGACTATGGCTATGTACATAGTATAGATAGTTTTAAATTTATTGATGGTATCTTTGAATTAACAAAATATTTTTCAAACGCAGGATATTTGATCTTTGTGATTACAAACCAGTCAGGAATTTGCCGAGGGTATTACACCGAAGATGACTTTTTAACAGTAACAGCATGGATGGTAAAACAGTTTAGCAAGTATGGTATTGCTATAAATGGTGTCTACCACTGTCCACATACACCTGACACAAATTGCCATTGCCGCAAACCAAATACGGGAATGGTAGAGCAAGCGTGTCTCGCATATAACATTGATCTTGGAAATTCATGGGTGATTGGTGACAAACAGAGTGATATAGATCTCGCTCAAAATGCCAAAATTGGCTATACTATTGCCATTGGAGAAGGTAATTTTTTAAATACAAAGTACCACTTTGCTTCCCTTGCTGATCTTCTTGTATATATAAAATCCAACTCATCCCTAATACCTACTACTTCGGTAACTAGGACTAAAACCCAACAAGGTATAATATCCTTATGA